The following coding sequences are from one Methanococcoides orientis window:
- a CDS encoding thioredoxin family protein, translating into MKIEILGTGCAKCVKTKEVVEKVLQESGLQADVVKVEDFETILSYGIMITPGLVIDGEVMVAGRVPSEDNVRKWING; encoded by the coding sequence ATGAAAATAGAAATACTCGGTACCGGATGTGCAAAGTGCGTTAAGACAAAAGAAGTAGTTGAAAAAGTTCTTCAGGAAAGCGGACTACAGGCGGATGTTGTCAAGGTTGAAGATTTTGAGACTATTCTTTCCTATGGTATAATGATCACTCCGGGACTTGTCATTGACGGTGAGGTAATGGTTGCCGGCAGAGTTCCCAGTGAAGACAATGTAAGAAAATGGATCAATGGATAA
- a CDS encoding putative zinc-binding protein, protein MTESMKCGCECECESEIVGIYPCSGSANVGIISNQLAIELTKAGKGKMLCTSGIGAKVPGQLKSAEGCDRVVVIDGCPMNCASKIFENAGIAVDGHIVVTELGVKKTRDMDIEDSVISDILEKCVKLF, encoded by the coding sequence ATGACTGAAAGTATGAAATGTGGTTGTGAATGTGAATGCGAGTCGGAGATCGTTGGTATCTATCCATGTTCAGGCTCAGCGAATGTAGGTATTATCTCTAATCAGCTGGCAATAGAACTGACTAAAGCTGGAAAGGGCAAGATGCTGTGTACCTCCGGAATAGGTGCTAAGGTCCCTGGTCAGTTGAAGTCTGCAGAGGGGTGTGACAGGGTTGTTGTGATAGATGGCTGTCCAATGAACTGTGCCTCTAAGATTTTCGAGAACGCCGGGATTGCAGTGGATGGACATATTGTTGTCACTGAACTTGGCGTGAAGAAGACAAGGGATATGGATATCGAGGATTCAGTTATCTCAGATATTCTGGAAAAGTGTGTCAAGCTTTTCTGA
- a CDS encoding ABC transporter permease subunit → MNLNRIKTIAKKEFFDSVKSRSFAIVFGIFLVLMLTSSISGVNQYNEDLQSYQETMASFESMKDSVLFLSFPEPDLISVLFGNIVSNIAVMGAILAIMLGYNAISGEKERGNLKLLLSYPLYRDDVINGKFLGKIAVLVMTLIITALISVSVALIMGLVPTGDDIIKLMLFMAVSIVYLVTFLGISIFFSTVSKNETSSMLNSFMFWIVSAILITSVSGLVADAMVSDGQGSNSVSFVVSGDAGSGVDMSDFEDASQEVGMDFFDSYEKKWKVQNMIEAFISPSLNYEQVANAVLGNSKEKFSLMSDDPTQDLSVFDILMGKMTNLVSMFLWAIISLIATYYVFMRQDIR, encoded by the coding sequence ATGAATCTTAACAGAATAAAAACCATAGCAAAAAAAGAGTTCTTTGATAGTGTGAAGAGCAGGTCCTTTGCGATCGTATTTGGAATTTTTCTAGTGCTGATGTTAACATCTTCAATTTCCGGTGTAAATCAATATAATGAGGATCTTCAGAGTTATCAGGAAACCATGGCAAGTTTTGAGAGTATGAAAGACAGTGTTCTATTCTTGTCATTTCCTGAACCGGATCTGATATCTGTACTGTTTGGAAACATCGTATCGAACATTGCAGTAATGGGTGCAATACTGGCAATAATGCTTGGATATAATGCGATTTCCGGTGAAAAAGAAAGAGGAAATCTGAAATTACTGTTGTCCTATCCTCTTTACAGGGATGATGTTATCAATGGGAAGTTCCTTGGAAAGATCGCAGTACTTGTCATGACCCTGATAATAACCGCCCTTATATCGGTATCTGTTGCATTGATAATGGGTTTGGTCCCAACTGGTGATGACATCATTAAACTGATGCTTTTCATGGCTGTTTCCATAGTATATCTTGTAACATTCTTAGGAATAAGCATATTTTTCTCAACGGTTTCCAAAAACGAGACCAGCTCGATGCTGAATTCGTTTATGTTCTGGATTGTCAGTGCGATACTAATAACTTCGGTTTCAGGTTTGGTTGCAGATGCCATGGTTTCGGATGGTCAGGGTTCCAATAGCGTATCTTTTGTCGTGTCCGGAGATGCTGGTTCAGGGGTTGATATGTCAGATTTTGAAGATGCATCCCAAGAAGTCGGTATGGATTTTTTTGATAGTTATGAAAAGAAGTGGAAAGTCCAGAATATGATTGAAGCTTTTATCTCACCCAGCCTGAATTATGAGCAGGTGGCAAATGCTGTTCTGGGAAATTCGAAAGAGAAATTTTCACTTATGTCCGATGATCCGACACAAGACCTTTCGGTCTTTGATATCCTCATGGGTAAAATGACAAATCTGGTCAGCATGTTCCTCTGGGCAATCATTTCTCTCATAGCGACTTATTATGTCTTTATGAGACAGGACATCAGGTGA
- a CDS encoding AMP phosphorylase, whose amino-acid sequence MQLKVQPIDIKVGKYKVILNTIDAKELGVNEGDRVRIKNHETLTAIVDFTEDMISPGMIGLYHEVKEAMQKEWTETIEVFPAERPMSTYIIKKVMDGKKLTKEEVDTLVKDIVEENLSEIELAAFLTSTYINDMTDDETEWLTRAMIETGDKLEFDTHLIMDKHSIGGVPGNKISLLIVPIVAANGLVIPKTSSRAITGAGGTADLMEILAPVEFDADEIKKMTEKVGGVLVWGGATNIAPADDKLIKVEYPLSIDPHCQMLASIMAKKGAIGATHVVMDIPTGPGTKIPNVQEGRKLARDLINLGDRLGMDVDCALTYGASPVGRTVGPALEVIEALKVLENFDGPNSLIEKSASLAGMLLEMGGVAARDQGYDLAIETLKNGKALEKFKQIIEIQGGNPNVTHKDIPVGEFTKDILAPTNGYILELDNKRLVQIARIAGAPNDKGAGLVLHKKLGEPIKEGDKLFTIYAEKEAKLNTAFQNANAKPPFIAEGMLLERIQSFKEI is encoded by the coding sequence ATGCAACTAAAAGTACAACCTATTGATATCAAAGTTGGCAAATACAAAGTAATCCTGAACACCATCGATGCAAAAGAGCTTGGTGTCAATGAAGGAGATCGCGTTCGAATAAAGAATCATGAAACGCTTACAGCCATTGTGGATTTTACCGAGGACATGATATCACCGGGAATGATCGGCCTTTACCATGAGGTCAAGGAAGCTATGCAAAAGGAATGGACCGAAACAATAGAGGTATTCCCTGCAGAAAGACCGATGTCGACATACATCATCAAAAAGGTCATGGATGGAAAAAAGCTCACTAAAGAAGAGGTCGATACACTTGTAAAGGACATTGTGGAAGAAAATCTTAGTGAGATCGAACTTGCAGCCTTCCTTACTTCAACATACATTAACGACATGACAGATGATGAAACAGAATGGTTAACAAGAGCCATGATCGAAACAGGTGATAAGCTTGAGTTCGATACACACCTGATCATGGATAAACATTCCATAGGAGGAGTGCCTGGTAACAAAATATCACTTCTTATAGTACCCATAGTTGCAGCTAATGGACTCGTCATACCAAAAACCAGTTCAAGAGCAATAACCGGAGCAGGGGGGACTGCTGACCTGATGGAGATCCTTGCACCGGTAGAGTTCGATGCTGATGAGATAAAGAAGATGACCGAAAAAGTTGGTGGCGTTCTTGTATGGGGAGGTGCCACAAACATCGCACCTGCTGATGACAAGCTCATTAAGGTCGAGTATCCGCTATCCATTGATCCACACTGCCAGATGCTGGCATCTATTATGGCAAAGAAAGGTGCAATTGGTGCAACTCACGTTGTAATGGACATACCAACCGGACCAGGTACAAAGATACCAAATGTCCAGGAAGGAAGAAAACTTGCAAGAGATCTCATTAATCTGGGAGACAGGCTTGGAATGGATGTTGACTGTGCTTTAACCTACGGCGCATCACCTGTCGGACGTACAGTTGGTCCTGCACTTGAGGTCATTGAAGCATTAAAGGTCCTTGAGAACTTCGATGGCCCTAACAGCCTGATAGAGAAGAGTGCATCACTGGCTGGAATGCTTCTCGAGATGGGAGGAGTGGCTGCCAGGGACCAGGGATACGATCTTGCTATCGAGACCCTGAAGAACGGAAAAGCCCTTGAGAAGTTCAAGCAGATCATCGAGATACAGGGCGGAAACCCGAATGTAACCCACAAGGATATTCCGGTGGGCGAATTCACTAAAGACATTCTTGCCCCTACCAATGGATATATCCTGGAACTTGACAACAAAAGGCTCGTTCAGATCGCAAGGATCGCAGGTGCTCCAAATGATAAAGGAGCAGGTTTAGTTCTCCACAAAAAGCTGGGCGAACCGATCAAAGAAGGAGATAAGTTGTTCACCATTTATGCTGAGAAAGAAGCAAAACTGAACACTGCATTCCAGAATGCTAATGCAAAACCACCATTCATCGCAGAAGGAATGCTACTGGAACGTATCCAGAGCTTCAAGGAGATATGA
- a CDS encoding permease, which yields MVDVFYPMQWIADKVTYDLLGIEATTGLAKSLNFIIYDVLKIFTLLSVMIFLIAYMRSYITPEKSRRILGGKKGPVYNVAASIVGTVTPFCSCSSVPIFIGFIEAGVPLGVTFSFLITSPLVNEAAIAVLWATLGFKATALYVVSGVVIGVVGGYIIGLLKLERYVADFVYNVHSLPFKEAEMASRQRLDYAVDEVKSIVGKVWLYVIIGVTLGGIFHGFAPEGILAQYAGKDNLLAVPAAVLIGVPLYSNVMGLIPVVESLIGKGLPIGTSLAFLMSVTAVSLPEMIILKKVLSNELIALFVSIVAVAVIFTGYMFNAVL from the coding sequence ATGGTTGACGTGTTCTATCCCATGCAGTGGATAGCAGATAAGGTCACCTACGATCTACTTGGGATCGAAGCCACCACAGGTCTTGCAAAAAGCCTGAATTTTATTATCTACGATGTACTGAAGATATTTACACTTCTTTCTGTAATGATCTTCCTGATAGCTTACATGAGGTCCTATATTACTCCTGAGAAATCCCGAAGGATACTTGGGGGCAAAAAAGGACCGGTATACAATGTAGCAGCATCAATTGTGGGTACTGTCACTCCGTTCTGTTCATGTTCATCCGTTCCGATCTTCATCGGTTTCATTGAAGCGGGAGTGCCTCTTGGTGTGACATTTTCGTTCCTCATCACTTCTCCTCTTGTGAATGAAGCGGCCATTGCTGTACTTTGGGCCACACTGGGATTCAAGGCTACTGCACTCTATGTTGTTTCAGGTGTTGTTATCGGTGTTGTCGGTGGCTATATCATAGGCCTGCTCAAGCTGGAACGATACGTTGCAGATTTCGTCTACAATGTCCACTCTCTGCCTTTCAAAGAAGCTGAGATGGCTTCAAGACAGAGGCTCGATTACGCTGTTGATGAGGTCAAAAGCATCGTTGGTAAGGTCTGGTTATATGTTATTATAGGTGTAACTCTTGGAGGTATATTCCATGGTTTTGCTCCAGAAGGGATACTTGCACAGTATGCAGGAAAAGATAATCTCCTCGCTGTCCCTGCTGCAGTACTAATAGGCGTACCACTCTATTCCAATGTCATGGGTCTGATCCCTGTAGTTGAAAGTCTCATTGGAAAAGGGCTTCCTATTGGTACTTCTCTGGCATTCCTCATGTCTGTTACTGCAGTATCACTGCCTGAGATGATCATACTGAAAAAGGTCCTGAGCAATGAACTGATCGCCCTGTTCGTGTCTATCGTGGCAGTAGCTGTGATATTCACAGGATATATGTTTAATGCGGTTCTGTAA
- a CDS encoding ABC transporter ATP-binding protein yields MQKVLEIQNLTKKYDEFTAVDNVSLDINEGDLIGLLGHNGAGKTTLFVMLTGLTIQSSGSIKVLGEDIGKNMMMLKENISFLPDNTLYYENLTAKENLEYFCDLADADRSKVPELLEIVGMSKWADKKVGEFSRGMVQRVGFAQALVKEPKVIFLDEPTSGLDPEARVEMNQLLKKLNDRGIAIVISSHVLSEIKDICSKIAIMKQGKLVAFDTLENLRRKENSNVILLETKDPELTVEVLSSIDSIKFVREGNIFRITSEGDVRERISSELSSIGIIILNLRYETEDLFEIFEKYYQVD; encoded by the coding sequence ATGCAAAAAGTACTTGAAATACAGAATCTGACGAAAAAATATGATGAATTTACAGCGGTTGATAATGTGTCTCTTGATATCAATGAAGGGGACCTTATTGGTCTTCTGGGTCACAACGGTGCAGGAAAGACAACCCTCTTTGTAATGCTTACAGGGCTTACAATACAATCATCTGGGAGCATAAAAGTACTCGGTGAGGATATCGGGAAAAATATGATGATGTTAAAGGAGAACATCAGTTTTCTTCCGGATAATACACTTTATTATGAGAACCTGACCGCAAAAGAGAACCTTGAATATTTCTGTGACCTGGCAGATGCAGATCGTTCAAAGGTCCCGGAACTTCTTGAGATCGTAGGTATGAGCAAGTGGGCAGACAAGAAAGTAGGCGAGTTCTCCAGGGGAATGGTGCAGAGAGTAGGATTCGCACAGGCGCTTGTAAAGGAACCGAAGGTTATCTTCCTTGATGAGCCTACATCAGGTCTTGATCCCGAAGCAAGGGTGGAGATGAACCAGCTTTTAAAGAAGCTTAATGACAGGGGAATCGCGATTGTAATCTCTTCCCATGTACTATCGGAGATCAAGGATATCTGCTCAAAGATCGCCATAATGAAACAGGGAAAGCTTGTTGCTTTTGATACTCTTGAGAATCTACGCAGGAAGGAAAATAGCAATGTCATCCTCCTGGAGACAAAAGATCCTGAGCTCACAGTGGAAGTCCTCAGTTCGATCGATTCTATCAAATTTGTTCGTGAAGGCAATATTTTCAGGATAACTTCTGAAGGGGATGTCAGGGAACGGATCAGCTCAGAACTGAGCAGCATAGGCATCATAATTTTGAACCTCCGGTATGAAACAGAGGATCTTTTCGAGATATTTGAAAAATATTATCAGGTGGATTAA
- a CDS encoding endonuclease NucS domain-containing protein has protein sequence MDNFRYYVRDDTPVEVAESTLRTLQAIKEEHDCDYTIIAIEELSEDEQEDVLENIRILSRRNTVGVVSKGRGSLPISRKKNLSNVGILIHSRDEKNISVHPNVKNNKLTTVVQYLNLILNSSSVEDALDSSHISEDDISRMITSLPELIETGLTFHEIEVEVDGGRIDAVFIDEQGKHFLIEIEINAKDNAIGQVQRFKLPYAEKYGVDPEDIRLGIVCTNIDNSRMTACRGAGIEVYCLCLKKME, from the coding sequence ATGGATAATTTCAGGTACTATGTAAGAGATGACACTCCGGTAGAAGTAGCGGAATCGACATTAAGGACCCTTCAGGCCATCAAGGAAGAACATGATTGCGATTATACAATAATTGCTATAGAGGAACTTTCAGAGGATGAACAGGAAGATGTTCTGGAAAATATCCGAATATTAAGCCGGAGGAACACGGTCGGTGTTGTAAGTAAAGGCAGAGGTTCCCTTCCGATCTCACGCAAGAAGAATCTCAGCAATGTAGGTATTCTCATCCATTCACGTGATGAAAAAAATATTTCAGTCCACCCTAACGTGAAGAACAACAAATTAACAACCGTTGTCCAGTACCTGAACCTTATACTGAATTCTTCCAGTGTGGAAGATGCACTTGACTCTAGCCACATTTCCGAAGATGACATCTCAAGGATGATCACCAGCCTGCCGGAACTGATCGAAACCGGACTTACCTTCCACGAGATCGAAGTGGAAGTTGATGGTGGAAGAATAGATGCGGTCTTTATCGACGAGCAGGGAAAGCACTTTTTGATAGAGATAGAGATCAACGCAAAGGACAATGCCATCGGTCAGGTGCAGAGGTTCAAGCTCCCTTATGCTGAAAAGTATGGGGTCGATCCTGAGGATATAAGGCTGGGGATCGTTTGTACGAATATTGACAACAGCAGGATGACAGCATGCCGTGGTGCTGGGATAGAGGTTTACTGTCTTTGTTTGAAGAAGATGGAATGA
- a CDS encoding tRNA (cytidine(56)-2'-O)-methyltransferase — protein MPRVVILRLGHRPERDKRITTHVGLTARALGAEGMLLASNDKGIKNAIEDVADRWGGNFYVENDVNWKAEIEKWKEEGGKVCHLSMYGINLPDATEDIKICEKLMIVVGAEKVPTEIYDMADWNVAVGNQPHSEVAAVALTMDRIAQDEPLRQEFPDAELTIIPTEYGKRVIDNKIKE, from the coding sequence ATGCCAAGAGTAGTAATACTCCGTCTGGGTCATCGTCCAGAGAGAGATAAGAGAATTACCACCCATGTTGGACTGACAGCCCGGGCACTTGGTGCAGAAGGAATGCTTCTTGCATCCAATGACAAAGGCATTAAGAATGCCATTGAAGACGTTGCAGATCGATGGGGAGGAAACTTTTACGTCGAGAACGATGTGAACTGGAAAGCTGAGATAGAAAAATGGAAAGAAGAAGGCGGAAAGGTCTGCCATCTTTCCATGTACGGCATAAACCTGCCTGATGCAACCGAGGATATCAAAATCTGTGAGAAGCTCATGATCGTTGTCGGTGCCGAAAAAGTACCTACTGAAATATATGACATGGCAGACTGGAATGTTGCAGTAGGCAACCAGCCACACTCAGAAGTTGCTGCAGTTGCCCTAACAATGGACAGGATCGCACAGGATGAACCTTTAAGGCAGGAATTCCCAGATGCAGAACTAACTATCATACCCACAGAATACGGTAAAAGAGTAATTGATAATAAAATAAAAGAATAA
- a CDS encoding nicotinate-nucleotide pyrophosphorylase, which translates to MIEEFEHYLLEDCPYGDETTELLGIEGEGSLTIRSRDPGIASCADDLAEFYEKKGLKVKMHLENGKEFAENAVLFEAEGDLRKLFKLWRISQTFLSMTCAIATKTKRMVDSAREVNPDIMIATSRKTHPGFRKYELKSVHVGGGDHHRNSLSDSILITQNHFNVVGSFEKLRAMRKIEIEPRTKEEVFQYAPIADILLLDHYTPEELKEVAPKLREINPKLELAVGGITFEDIPKYAASVDFVVTTAPFYASPFDLTTNIERQ; encoded by the coding sequence ATGATTGAAGAATTCGAACATTATCTGCTTGAGGATTGCCCCTACGGAGATGAGACCACAGAACTCCTTGGTATCGAAGGAGAAGGAAGCCTGACTATAAGGTCAAGAGACCCGGGTATTGCCTCCTGTGCGGATGACCTGGCAGAATTCTATGAAAAGAAAGGCTTGAAAGTGAAGATGCATCTCGAAAACGGGAAGGAGTTTGCAGAGAATGCTGTTCTTTTCGAAGCAGAAGGTGATCTACGTAAACTTTTCAAGCTATGGAGGATCTCACAGACATTTCTTTCAATGACCTGCGCCATTGCAACAAAGACAAAGAGAATGGTGGACAGTGCAAGAGAAGTGAATCCTGACATAATGATAGCCACAAGTAGAAAGACACATCCCGGCTTTCGCAAATACGAGTTGAAGTCCGTACATGTAGGTGGCGGAGACCATCATCGAAATTCTCTCAGTGATTCCATCCTGATAACACAGAACCACTTCAACGTGGTCGGTTCTTTTGAAAAGCTCAGGGCTATGAGGAAGATAGAGATAGAACCACGCACAAAGGAAGAGGTTTTCCAGTATGCACCTATTGCAGACATACTGCTACTTGACCATTACACCCCCGAGGAGCTAAAAGAAGTGGCACCAAAGCTAAGGGAAATAAATCCAAAACTCGAGCTTGCTGTCGGCGGTATTACATTTGAGGATATCCCAAAATATGCAGCATCAGTAGATTTTGTAGTTACCACAGCACCATTTTATGCAAGCCCTTTTGACCTTACAACTAACATCGAAAGACAGTAA
- a CDS encoding helix-turn-helix transcriptional regulator, translating to MEKKDTFFAIILAVSLFSLSLLLFSQGMSDLSVSLKDGSTVGVEVPLMFPINSVFLMLIMASVATYCATMFTSDIFSSDKQNLPEADEYLSDPIVSSNSSNDADPRPEFHNSATAISPSFNPVSNVEKPDDTAHKKDLVARVLDGDSRKLYRIIAEKEEILQSELVLESGFSKVKVSRILKKLEDKALIERKPYGNTNKIAISL from the coding sequence ATGGAAAAGAAAGATACATTTTTTGCGATTATCCTTGCAGTATCTCTGTTCTCATTATCATTGCTTCTTTTTTCACAGGGCATGTCAGATCTTTCTGTTTCTCTGAAAGACGGAAGCACTGTCGGGGTCGAGGTGCCTCTTATGTTCCCAATAAATTCGGTTTTCCTGATGCTTATAATGGCATCGGTTGCAACCTATTGTGCTACGATGTTTACCTCAGACATATTCAGTTCAGATAAACAGAATCTTCCTGAAGCGGATGAGTACCTTTCTGATCCCATTGTTAGTTCTAATTCGTCCAATGATGCTGATCCACGCCCGGAATTCCATAATTCAGCTACCGCCATATCACCATCATTCAATCCTGTCAGTAATGTTGAAAAGCCAGATGACACTGCACACAAAAAGGACCTTGTTGCAAGAGTTCTTGATGGTGATTCACGAAAGTTATACCGGATCATAGCTGAAAAGGAAGAGATCCTTCAGAGTGAACTTGTTCTGGAATCCGGATTTTCCAAAGTAAAGGTAAGCCGTATTCTTAAAAAGCTTGAAGATAAAGCACTGATAGAAAGAAAGCCTTATGGGAATACGAATAAGATTGCTATTTCACTATGA
- a CDS encoding COG1470 family protein has translation MIGRKKVVMSFIMAIFVLAVPSLATTNSVEVSDLNDINYKGWLKEEIELSANEEIELGNYTLNYIYPQSGGTFVVGLTIQEKRTDGAGNERFYQIADFSGHEDIFGLKGKVIFIERSSLAFRINEVENGDLNLTVWSKDDIFSDVEISIDVPEFVQFYKDESVDIPLKINNSGSLDEIFDLCINGDGFYSYEFLSNGYKVSKINVDSGDMDNLNLRLHIDKNCPAGDYNLSVSASGRSSDTLYLPFSVTEDLNTTSDPELKMQLSNLYVSGEAGSEIIVPVRVLNSGNVELENIELDASSPGGNWDFEFSEDEIERINFEEYMNVDLRIRIPSETENGDYFVDINAVSGDVEADEMKLRVNVKSSSNSVWIGLLMIVLMIAGLVFAAKKYGRR, from the coding sequence TTGATAGGCAGAAAAAAAGTAGTGATGTCATTTATTATGGCAATATTTGTACTTGCAGTTCCTTCACTGGCTACAACTAATTCTGTAGAAGTGTCTGATCTGAATGATATCAACTACAAAGGCTGGCTCAAAGAAGAGATTGAGCTATCAGCTAATGAGGAAATAGAACTGGGTAACTACACTTTGAATTATATCTATCCTCAGAGCGGTGGTACCTTTGTTGTAGGTCTGACCATTCAGGAAAAAAGGACAGATGGTGCTGGTAATGAGAGGTTCTATCAGATAGCAGATTTCAGCGGTCATGAAGATATTTTTGGTCTCAAAGGAAAAGTCATCTTTATTGAACGATCATCTCTGGCATTCAGGATCAATGAGGTCGAGAATGGTGACCTTAATCTGACAGTCTGGTCAAAAGATGATATCTTTTCAGATGTTGAGATCTCAATAGATGTTCCTGAATTTGTTCAGTTCTATAAGGATGAATCTGTGGACATACCTTTAAAAATAAACAATTCAGGTTCTCTTGATGAAATATTCGATCTTTGTATAAACGGTGACGGTTTTTATTCTTATGAATTTCTTTCTAATGGATATAAAGTATCCAAAATAAACGTGGATTCCGGAGATATGGATAACCTGAATCTCCGGCTTCACATAGATAAGAACTGTCCGGCTGGGGATTACAATTTAAGTGTAAGTGCTTCAGGAAGAAGTTCGGATACTTTATATTTGCCTTTCAGTGTTACAGAAGACCTGAACACTACAAGTGATCCGGAACTTAAGATGCAGCTCTCAAACCTTTATGTATCCGGAGAGGCAGGTTCAGAGATAATTGTACCTGTAAGGGTGCTTAATTCTGGTAACGTTGAACTTGAAAACATCGAGCTTGATGCGAGTTCTCCTGGAGGTAACTGGGACTTTGAGTTTTCAGAAGATGAGATTGAAAGGATTAATTTCGAAGAATACATGAATGTCGATCTCAGGATCAGGATTCCTTCTGAAACCGAAAATGGTGATTATTTTGTGGATATCAATGCTGTATCCGGTGATGTTGAGGCTGACGAGATGAAGTTGCGCGTCAATGTTAAAAGCAGCTCGAATTCAGTCTGGATCGGATTGTTAATGATAGTTCTTATGATTGCAGGTCTGGTCTTTGCAGCTAAGAAATATGGGAGGAGATGA
- a CDS encoding metallophosphoesterase family protein produces the protein MKLIILSDTHIKSGQSLLELLPGDLVTIIKNSDILIHAGDFETLECYNELSGLGDLVAVHGDTDVPELMELLPERQVIEVEGVRVGVIHKGQLTSDNPDGLRYLAKEMGVDVLIFGHFHHPIIEDYEVLLLSPGSAIVPGIAEPSAIELEIFEGKVKGRVIRCDGDVCSYFEYERK, from the coding sequence ATGAAACTAATTATCTTATCAGATACTCATATTAAGTCCGGGCAGTCACTTCTTGAGTTGTTGCCGGGTGATCTGGTCACAATTATCAAAAATAGTGATATATTGATCCATGCAGGGGATTTTGAGACGCTGGAATGTTACAATGAATTGTCCGGTTTGGGAGACCTTGTGGCAGTCCACGGAGATACTGATGTTCCTGAATTGATGGAACTACTGCCTGAAAGGCAGGTCATTGAGGTTGAGGGTGTAAGAGTAGGGGTCATTCACAAGGGCCAACTGACATCAGATAACCCGGACGGCCTGCGCTATCTGGCAAAAGAGATGGGTGTGGATGTCCTGATCTTCGGTCATTTCCACCATCCGATCATCGAGGATTATGAAGTACTTCTGCTCTCCCCGGGCAGTGCGATAGTGCCTGGAATTGCTGAACCCAGCGCCATAGAGCTTGAGATATTTGAGGGTAAGGTAAAAGGAAGGGTGATAAGGTGTGATGGGGATGTGTGTAGTTATTTTGAGTATGAGAGGAAGTGA
- a CDS encoding Nif3-like dinuclear metal center hexameric protein → MELSVIVETLEEIAPPELAEDFDVGRIGLTLDLDNDVNRIAVALDPTEYVLKRAAQIGADLLITHHTLIFHSVNLISKELAGLLKIALDNGISLYSMHTNYDRAEGGVNDVLARRLGLGDVKDVGMGRIGRIDDCSVDVFVNHVSKSLNTHLQYVGEKDSIRNVMVFGGSGFKDDFLDIAREHNVDAYVSAELKHDVLRNYDDILLVDATHYATENPAMESLCERLKNMLNIDVEFIDNDPFIGVL, encoded by the coding sequence ATGGAACTATCAGTTATCGTAGAAACACTTGAGGAGATCGCACCTCCTGAACTGGCAGAGGATTTCGATGTTGGAAGGATCGGCCTTACTCTTGATCTGGATAATGATGTCAACAGGATAGCTGTTGCACTTGATCCTACGGAGTATGTTCTAAAACGTGCAGCTCAGATAGGTGCGGACCTGCTTATTACCCATCACACGCTGATATTCCATTCTGTGAACCTGATCTCAAAAGAGCTTGCAGGTCTTTTAAAGATCGCTCTTGACAATGGTATTTCCCTTTATTCCATGCATACGAACTATGACAGGGCTGAGGGTGGTGTTAATGATGTGCTTGCCCGGCGTCTTGGTCTTGGTGATGTGAAGGATGTAGGCATGGGTCGGATCGGCAGGATCGATGATTGCTCTGTTGATGTTTTCGTGAATCATGTTTCAAAGAGCCTCAACACTCATCTGCAATATGTGGGTGAGAAGGATTCCATAAGAAATGTAATGGTGTTTGGTGGGAGTGGCTTTAAGGACGATTTCCTTGACATAGCAAGAGAGCACAATGTTGATGCATATGTTTCTGCTGAGCTTAAGCATGATGTACTGCGTAATTATGATGATATCTTGCTTGTGGATGCCACTCATTATGCTACAGAGAACCCTGCAATGGAATCGCTTTGTGAGCGTCTGAAGAACATGCTCAACATTGATGTGGAATTTATTGACAACGATCCATTTATCGGAGTGTTATGA